In Candidatus Bathyarchaeota archaeon, the following proteins share a genomic window:
- a CDS encoding type II/IV secretion system ATPase subunit, which produces MKVKLRKKRKGKTQEKIKFSISEEDLAGYLNLKRWTVPEGYTETETYPLKAPFSYASIVQNEETGAYLYIVDELPLTKEENDLFFRMRNISEYELQAPEGDETLSESFHTQMPDIIDSHQKVFQNVSTISLRKILHYLERDIVGYGRIDPLMFDPYVEDISCSGVNKNIFLWHRRYENIRTNIFFREEQELDDFVMKIVHKAGKHVSIAFPIVDVTLPGQHRLAVSYGKETTPSGTSFTIRKFREDPFTIVDLIENETIDENIAAYLWLLMENKMSVMIMGATGAGKTTALNAIACLIRPNYKIISVEEVAEINLPHENWTATIARSGFGVEGEGEITLYDLIKSAVRHRPDLIIVGEVRGEEAYVLFQALATGHGGLCTLHAEDVETSIQRLTQPPMNIPSSIIPLMNCAIIVKHVRTPIFLSGEKRLSSRKFIRVAEIKNANSIKDAFTWSASTDTFQEDLSNSYLVAKIARNLDISIEQVLDDLEQRKKTLLNMAERNIRDHRSVNVVLSKYYYNPKGSRKIE; this is translated from the coding sequence GTGAAGGTAAAATTGCGAAAAAAAAGAAAAGGAAAAACGCAAGAAAAAATAAAATTCAGCATTTCAGAAGAAGATTTAGCTGGATACTTAAACCTAAAAAGATGGACTGTCCCCGAAGGATACACTGAGACTGAAACTTACCCGCTAAAAGCTCCCTTCTCTTACGCATCTATAGTTCAAAACGAAGAAACGGGAGCATACCTGTATATTGTCGACGAACTACCTCTAACAAAAGAAGAAAACGACCTTTTCTTCAGAATGAGAAACATCTCGGAATATGAACTTCAAGCTCCCGAAGGCGACGAAACACTAAGCGAGTCCTTCCACACCCAAATGCCTGACATAATTGACTCGCACCAAAAAGTGTTCCAGAATGTTTCTACCATAAGCCTCAGAAAGATACTGCACTATCTGGAACGGGACATTGTCGGTTACGGAAGAATCGATCCATTAATGTTCGACCCCTACGTAGAAGACATAAGCTGCAGCGGAGTCAACAAAAACATTTTCCTTTGGCACAGACGATACGAAAACATTAGAACAAACATTTTTTTCAGGGAAGAACAAGAACTCGACGATTTTGTCATGAAGATCGTTCACAAAGCAGGAAAACACGTTAGCATAGCCTTTCCCATAGTAGACGTCACTCTACCCGGACAGCACCGTCTGGCAGTATCCTATGGAAAAGAAACAACCCCCTCAGGAACAAGCTTCACCATACGAAAGTTCCGAGAGGACCCCTTCACCATAGTTGACTTAATTGAAAACGAGACCATAGACGAGAACATTGCAGCATACTTGTGGCTTCTGATGGAAAACAAAATGTCGGTGATGATCATGGGTGCGACAGGAGCAGGCAAAACAACTGCACTGAACGCAATAGCATGCTTGATAAGACCCAACTACAAGATAATTTCTGTTGAAGAAGTTGCTGAAATTAACCTGCCTCATGAGAACTGGACTGCGACCATTGCCCGCTCAGGATTCGGAGTGGAAGGCGAAGGAGAAATCACACTCTACGACTTGATAAAATCAGCTGTACGACATCGTCCAGACCTGATTATTGTGGGGGAGGTGCGGGGCGAAGAAGCTTACGTACTCTTTCAAGCTCTTGCGACAGGACACGGCGGTTTATGCACTCTACATGCGGAAGACGTAGAGACGTCGATTCAAAGATTGACACAGCCTCCGATGAACATTCCATCATCCATCATTCCATTAATGAACTGTGCAATTATCGTAAAGCATGTTAGAACACCTATCTTCCTAAGCGGTGAGAAAAGGCTTTCCAGTAGAAAATTCATTCGAGTGGCTGAGATAAAAAATGCAAACTCGATAAAAGACGCATTCACATGGAGTGCTTCTACAGATACTTTTCAAGAAGACCTGAGCAACAGCTACTTGGTAGCTAAGATTGCGAGGAATCTTGATATTTCAATTGAGCAAGTTTTAGATGATTTAGAACAACGGAAAAAAACGTTGCTAAACATGGCAGAGCGTAATATTCGAGATCATCGTAGCGTAAATGTTGTCTTGAGCAAATATTACTACAATCCTAAAGGTTCGAGAAAGATTGAGTAG